In Populus trichocarpa isolate Nisqually-1 chromosome 16, P.trichocarpa_v4.1, whole genome shotgun sequence, a genomic segment contains:
- the LOC7488749 gene encoding CASP-like protein 4B1 translates to MSNSEHTPPKKDVESPATDNTTPAAETGTGFGVAPITRRWRREDMLKRGSLALRGLALLFSLLAFIIMASNKHGDWKDFDKYEEYRYLLAIAILSTFYTAGQVLRHVQELSTGKQMLEKRTSAMFDFFGDQIVAYLLVSSASSAVPLTNRMREGADNIFTDSSAAAISMGFFAFISLALSALISGYKLSTQSYI, encoded by the exons ATGTCAAATTCAGAGCATACACCACCGAAGAAGGACGTAGAATCGCCGGCGACTGACAATACAACACCAGCGGCGGAGACAGGAACGGGGTTTGGTGTGGCGCCGATTACAAGGAGATGGAGAAGAGAGGACATGTTAAAGAGAGGGTCATTAGCATTGAGAGGATTggctttgttattttctttgcttGCTTTTATCATCATGGCCAGTAACAAACATGGAGATTGGAAAGATTTTGATAAATATGAAGAGTACAG GTATTTGTTGGCAATAGCAATACTTTCGACTTTTTATACGGCCGGGCAAGTGTTAAGACATGTTCAAGAGCTTTCGACTGGGAAACAAATGTTAGAAAAGAGGACTTCTGCCATGTTTGATTTCTTTGGGGATCAG ATTGTGGCCTACCTGTTGGTATCTTCAGCTTCTTCAGCAGTTCCCTTGACAAACAGGATGAGAGAAGGAGCGGATAACATATTTACTGATTCCTCAGCAGCAGCCATTAGTATGGGGTTCTTCGCGTTCATATCATTGGCATTATCAGCTCTTATTTCAGGATATAAACTATCAACTCAATCTTACATTTAA